The following are encoded together in the Candidatus Omnitrophota bacterium genome:
- a CDS encoding response regulator, protein MQKIKVLIVEDENDLRTLMALELESAGYSVSQAGDGDEGLTVAGQIRPDIIISDVVMPKKDGNQFLKDLRKAEFGKKIPFVILTARVKMREYFELTDADAFLEKPFKMAELVDVIKKVLSKERKEKIGTGQKETIPETAEIIMHDDMTKLRGMSPVEKTSVETLYPGLSGKYKVKRTFSEKKKKVILLENDAEIYRELDSILTQWHCEVHLVANADECLQEAISWVPDIIILKEIFEKLNARELADRIKNMPRLQTIPVVIYNYLGEWNKRVQPKYFEFNKDGHHFLGMVKNLIEK, encoded by the coding sequence ATGCAAAAAATAAAAGTTCTTATTGTGGAAGATGAAAATGATTTGCGTACTTTGATGGCGCTCGAATTAGAAAGCGCCGGCTACTCTGTGTCTCAAGCCGGAGACGGAGACGAAGGGCTGACGGTGGCCGGCCAGATCAGGCCGGACATTATTATCTCTGACGTGGTGATGCCAAAAAAGGACGGAAATCAATTCTTGAAAGATCTACGAAAGGCAGAATTCGGTAAAAAGATCCCGTTTGTCATCTTGACGGCCCGGGTCAAGATGCGGGAATACTTTGAGCTGACCGATGCTGATGCTTTCTTGGAAAAGCCTTTTAAGATGGCTGAATTGGTGGATGTTATCAAGAAAGTTCTTTCAAAAGAACGAAAAGAGAAGATAGGCACCGGGCAAAAAGAGACCATCCCTGAAACGGCAGAAATTATTATGCATGATGATATGACGAAATTACGCGGGATGAGCCCGGTAGAAAAGACTTCTGTCGAAACTCTGTATCCGGGATTGTCCGGGAAATACAAGGTAAAGCGTACTTTTTCTGAAAAGAAAAAGAAGGTCATCCTTCTCGAAAATGATGCGGAGATCTATCGGGAGCTGGACAGCATCCTTACGCAATGGCATTGCGAAGTTCATCTGGTGGCGAATGCCGATGAGTGTCTTCAGGAAGCCATATCTTGGGTTCCGGATATCATTATCCTTAAAGAGATCTTTGAGAAGTTAAATGCGCGGGAATTAGCGGACCGTATCAAAAATATGCCGCGGCTACAAACAATCCCTGTTGTTATCTATAATTATCTGGGGGAATGGAATAAAAGAGTGCAGCCGAAATATTTCGAGTTTAATAAAGACGGGCATCACTTCTTGGGAATGGTCAAGAATTTGATAGAAAAATAA
- a CDS encoding DNA alkylation repair protein, translating into MSQLKLIKKELKELSSPAKAKILQRFFKTGPGEYGEGDIFIGVTVPETRSVAKQFKDLSLGDTISLLHSPIHEERLCALFILIERYKKSSAQEKNKVYKIYLKNQKYINNWDLIDLSAEKIMGDFLFNKDKQILYRLARSKNLWARRIAIMATFYFIRNRFFGDTLRIAKALLHDEEDLIQKAVGWMLREVGKRNLKTEEGFLRTHYKKMPRTMLRYAIERFPETKRQRYLKGIITLRASNGRKAIQKHK; encoded by the coding sequence ATGTCTCAGTTGAAACTGATCAAAAAAGAACTCAAAGAACTATCCAGCCCGGCGAAAGCCAAGATCTTGCAACGGTTTTTTAAAACCGGACCCGGTGAGTATGGAGAGGGAGACATTTTTATCGGCGTAACTGTCCCTGAAACACGTAGTGTCGCGAAACAATTTAAAGACTTAAGTCTTGGAGATACCATATCCCTTTTACACTCGCCTATTCACGAAGAACGGCTTTGCGCACTTTTCATTCTCATCGAGCGCTATAAGAAGAGCTCTGCCCAAGAGAAAAATAAGGTCTACAAAATCTACCTAAAGAACCAAAAATATATCAACAACTGGGACTTGATCGATCTATCCGCAGAAAAGATCATGGGCGATTTTCTTTTCAATAAAGACAAACAAATCCTTTACCGGCTGGCAAGATCAAAAAACCTCTGGGCGCGACGTATCGCCATAATGGCAACTTTTTATTTTATTAGAAACCGTTTCTTTGGCGACACGCTAAGGATCGCAAAAGCATTACTGCACGACGAGGAAGACCTCATCCAAAAAGCTGTGGGATGGATGTTGCGAGAAGTGGGAAAACGCAATCTAAAAACGGAAGAAGGTTTTTTAAGAACACATTACAAAAAAATGCCACGCACCATGCTGCGTTATGCCATTGAACGGTTTCCGGAAACAAAACGCCAGAGGTATCTTAAGGGCATTATTACCTTGAGAGCTTCTAATGGGCGTAAAGCCATTCAAAAACATAAATGA
- a CDS encoding pyrimidine dimer DNA glycosylase/endonuclease V, with product MRLWSLHPQYLDRQGLLAVWREGLLAQKVIVGKTKGYKNHPQLERFKRHSKPLLAIGNYLFSIYLEAKKRKYQFSKNKILFYSKKKFHLKVTKKQMDYEFRHLLKKLKIRDKNVYQKISATRRVKPHPLFSVVFGKIEPWERIKD from the coding sequence ATGCGCTTATGGTCGCTTCATCCTCAATATCTTGACCGCCAAGGGCTTTTGGCTGTTTGGCGGGAAGGGCTTTTGGCGCAGAAAGTTATCGTCGGAAAAACGAAAGGCTACAAAAATCATCCGCAGTTAGAACGTTTTAAAAGACACTCTAAGCCGCTTTTGGCGATCGGGAACTATCTTTTTTCGATTTATCTAGAGGCAAAAAAAAGAAAATATCAATTTTCAAAAAATAAGATCTTATTTTATTCAAAGAAGAAGTTTCATCTTAAAGTGACAAAAAAGCAAATGGATTATGAGTTCCGGCATCTTTTGAAAAAACTTAAGATTCGCGATAAGAACGTTTATCAAAAAATCAGTGCTACTCGCCGCGTGAAGCCTCATCCGTTATTTTCTGTTGTTTTCGGGAAAATTGAGCCGTGGGAGAGAATAAAAGATTAG
- a CDS encoding YMGG-like glycine zipper-containing protein — MKKVFVVTLLGLAMIGCTTTQKGAGVGAAGGAILGGIIGHQSGHGVVGAAIGAGAGAVAGGVVGEKMDKKFCPKCGAAFTNDVQFCPKDGTELKLKE; from the coding sequence ATGAAAAAAGTTTTTGTGGTTACATTATTAGGTTTAGCGATGATCGGTTGCACGACGACACAAAAAGGCGCCGGTGTTGGTGCCGCGGGTGGCGCGATCTTAGGCGGTATTATCGGGCATCAGTCGGGCCATGGAGTAGTAGGCGCGGCGATCGGTGCGGGAGCGGGTGCCGTTGCCGGGGGCGTAGTTGGCGAGAAAATGGATAAAAAATTCTGCCCGAAGTGCGGAGCAGCTTTCACTAATGACGTTCAATTCTGCCCGAAAGACGGAACGGAATTGAAATTAAAAGAATAG
- a CDS encoding energy-coupling factor ABC transporter permease: protein MHIPSSMLNGAICPVTLTVGAVGLGLAGYWSGKIKEKPGVFKFAGITALIFALQMLNYPIQDGTSGHLVGAMLAVSFLGIPFAVVSMALILAVQAFFFGDGGINALGVNILNMGILGAALSGFLFYRMIQKGMNRSLALGLAAWFSVLIGAVACAFEVAFSGAASLEKVLPAMLSVHSLIGLGEGVLTVAIVAVLGSCVRFWKENSKALAVGSLGLAAVATTLSPFASNFPDGLEWVAEKFSFVQFSAVEFPALFPGYQATFIGHAGLSSVVAGFIGIAIIFILTSATNLFLPKEK from the coding sequence ATGCATATTCCAAGTTCAATGCTCAATGGTGCTATTTGTCCGGTGACATTAACAGTTGGAGCTGTCGGCTTAGGATTAGCCGGTTATTGGTCCGGAAAGATCAAGGAAAAACCGGGAGTATTTAAATTTGCCGGCATCACCGCGCTTATTTTTGCTTTGCAAATGCTCAATTATCCGATCCAAGATGGAACGTCAGGACATTTGGTGGGGGCGATGTTAGCCGTAAGTTTCTTAGGTATTCCTTTTGCGGTTGTTTCGATGGCGCTGATTTTAGCTGTTCAGGCTTTTTTCTTTGGTGACGGTGGAATAAACGCATTGGGAGTCAATATTCTTAATATGGGAATTTTGGGAGCTGCTTTATCCGGGTTCTTATTTTATCGCATGATACAAAAAGGGATGAACCGATCTTTAGCGCTTGGATTAGCCGCGTGGTTTTCGGTGTTAATCGGTGCGGTTGCCTGCGCGTTTGAAGTTGCTTTTTCCGGAGCTGCGAGCCTCGAAAAAGTTTTACCGGCGATGTTATCGGTGCATTCTTTGATCGGATTAGGCGAAGGCGTATTAACAGTTGCTATTGTTGCTGTCCTTGGGTCATGTGTGCGTTTTTGGAAAGAAAATTCAAAAGCACTTGCCGTGGGAAGCCTTGGATTAGCAGCTGTCGCAACTACATTAAGCCCTTTCGCCAGCAATTTCCCGGACGGCCTTGAGTGGGTGGCCGAGAAATTCTCTTTTGTGCAGTTCTCAGCGGTGGAATTTCCGGCGTTGTTTCCTGGTTATCAGGCGACATTTATTGGTCACGCCGGCCTATCGAGCGTTGTGGCCGGTTTCATCGGGATTGCCATCATTTTTATTCTTACATCGGCTACAAATCTTTTCCTTCCCAAGGAAAAGTAA